A window of Azospirillum lipoferum 4B contains these coding sequences:
- a CDS encoding TRAP transporter small permease, whose product MSSMSTPDTATPASGKGASHGALRLLTGAASVLSRIGGALSILLIVVVLALTAAGVFARYVVGRPLEGVDEACGFMVVAMVMAGAAEALRTGHHIRIDLIMGLVGPRGRRWLDAWSNLAVLVVAVLLARTGWHTAMFSYDFDAFSPGQLELPMWIPQATLPIGAALLGVVAFAKLLAALAGDGTDETRGGHR is encoded by the coding sequence ATGAGCAGCATGTCCACCCCCGACACCGCAACGCCTGCAAGCGGCAAGGGCGCGTCCCACGGCGCCCTGCGCCTGCTGACCGGCGCAGCGTCGGTCCTGTCGCGCATCGGCGGCGCGCTCAGCATCCTGCTGATCGTCGTCGTTCTGGCCCTGACCGCGGCCGGTGTCTTCGCCCGCTATGTCGTGGGTCGGCCCCTGGAGGGTGTGGACGAGGCCTGCGGCTTCATGGTCGTCGCCATGGTGATGGCCGGCGCGGCCGAGGCGCTGCGCACCGGCCATCATATCCGCATCGATCTGATCATGGGCTTGGTCGGTCCGCGCGGCCGGCGCTGGCTGGATGCCTGGTCCAATCTGGCTGTGCTGGTCGTCGCCGTGCTGCTGGCCCGCACCGGCTGGCACACCGCCATGTTCTCCTATGACTTCGACGCCTTCTCGCCGGGCCAACTGGAGCTGCCGATGTGGATCCCGCAGGCCACGCTTCCCATCGGCGCCGCCCTGCTGGGAGTCGTCGCCTTCGCCAAGCTGCTCGCCGCTCTGGCGGGCGACGGGACGGATGAGACGAGGGGAGGCCACCGATGA
- a CDS encoding TRAP transporter large permease: protein MTFLILGLLLLLLFSGMPIFAALSLTSLGVLVLFEGSIDSMADAVFSSLNNPLLATIPMFALMAHIMIKAKVVDDLYEMSNTLVGHIKGGLSFATILSCTIFSTISGSSVATALTIGSISIPQMKRYGYRQRDTYGLIAAGGTLGILIPPSGPMILYAIVTDASIGALFLAGIVPGLLMAVLFAGYSWLQAKRQDSVQSQPWPGFGAVAAAFRKSIWAVLMPPLILGGIYLGVFTPGEAAAVGAVYALAVALLVYRNVSFADLLDCGVQTMRTSAMLFMIIAAAGMFGHAITIIRLPAQIMETVTALGLSQGGFILAVMFAIFILGMFLETIAIILITTPIILPVMTALGIDPIWYGVMLMINLELALITPPVGMNLFVIKGITTSSLAEVTRGALPYVLLMMAGLFVTWLVPSLSLWLPQAAGFGI, encoded by the coding sequence ATGACGTTCCTGATCCTGGGCCTGCTGCTGCTCCTGCTTTTCAGCGGCATGCCGATCTTCGCGGCACTCTCCCTCACCTCGCTCGGCGTGCTGGTCCTGTTCGAGGGCAGCATCGACAGCATGGCCGACGCGGTGTTCTCCAGCCTGAACAACCCGCTGCTCGCCACCATCCCGATGTTCGCCCTGATGGCGCACATCATGATCAAGGCCAAGGTGGTCGACGACCTCTATGAGATGTCGAACACGCTGGTCGGGCACATCAAGGGCGGGCTCAGCTTCGCCACCATCCTGTCCTGCACCATCTTCTCGACCATTTCCGGTTCGTCGGTGGCGACGGCGCTGACCATCGGCTCGATCTCCATCCCGCAGATGAAGCGTTACGGCTACCGCCAGCGCGACACCTACGGGCTGATCGCCGCCGGCGGCACGCTGGGCATCCTGATCCCGCCGTCGGGGCCGATGATCCTCTACGCCATCGTCACCGACGCGTCCATCGGCGCCCTGTTCCTGGCCGGGATCGTTCCGGGCCTGCTGATGGCGGTTCTGTTCGCCGGCTACAGCTGGCTCCAGGCCAAGCGGCAGGACAGTGTCCAGTCGCAGCCCTGGCCCGGCTTCGGCGCCGTCGCCGCGGCCTTCCGCAAGTCGATCTGGGCAGTTCTGATGCCGCCGCTGATCCTGGGCGGCATCTATCTCGGCGTCTTCACGCCGGGCGAGGCCGCGGCGGTCGGTGCGGTCTATGCGCTGGCGGTTGCGCTGCTGGTCTACCGCAACGTGTCCTTCGCCGACCTGCTGGATTGCGGCGTGCAGACGATGCGGACCAGCGCCATGTTGTTCATGATCATCGCCGCCGCCGGCATGTTCGGCCACGCCATCACCATCATCCGCCTGCCGGCCCAGATCATGGAAACGGTGACGGCGCTGGGGCTGTCGCAGGGCGGCTTCATCCTGGCGGTGATGTTCGCGATCTTCATCCTGGGCATGTTCCTGGAGACCATCGCCATCATCCTGATCACCACCCCCATCATCCTGCCGGTGATGACTGCGCTGGGTATCGACCCGATCTGGTACGGCGTGATGCTGATGATCAACCTGGAACTGGCTCTGATCACCCCGCCAGTGGGCATGAACCTGTTCGTCATCAAAGGCATAACCACGTCGTCCCTTGCCGAGGTCACGCGCGGCGCCCTGCCCTATGTGCTGCTGATGATGGCGGGCCTGTTCGTGACCTGGCTGGTCCCGTCGCTGTCGCTCTGGCTGCCGCAGGCTGCGGGCTTCGGCATCTGA